One part of the Candidatus Polarisedimenticolaceae bacterium genome encodes these proteins:
- the trpA gene encoding tryptophan synthase subunit alpha, whose amino-acid sequence MSGAERIEAALRAATGSGRLGFVPFLVAGDPDLGRTARYAGALARAGADVLELGVPFSDPLADGPTIQRATERALASGTDLAAVLRALPAIRAAAAVPIVLFGYANPFLRYGVERFVADAAAAGADGVLVTDLPPEEAAPLREPCRARGLATVFLAAPTSTHARLASVCSAASGFVYLVSRAGVTGARTDLAEGVRALVGRVRAHTSLPIAVGFGVSRPEHVTALRGAADAFVVGSALVDRVGAGADEREIESLARSLVEAGRG is encoded by the coding sequence GTGAGCGGCGCGGAACGGATCGAGGCGGCGCTGCGCGCGGCCACCGGGTCGGGGAGGCTCGGGTTCGTCCCCTTCCTCGTCGCCGGAGATCCCGACCTGGGGCGGACGGCGCGTTACGCGGGCGCGCTCGCTCGCGCGGGGGCGGACGTGCTCGAGCTGGGAGTTCCGTTCAGCGACCCGCTGGCGGACGGCCCGACCATCCAGCGCGCCACCGAGCGCGCGCTCGCCTCCGGGACCGACCTCGCCGCGGTGTTGCGCGCGCTCCCGGCCATCCGCGCGGCGGCGGCCGTGCCGATCGTCCTGTTCGGGTACGCGAATCCGTTCCTTCGTTACGGCGTCGAGAGGTTCGTCGCCGACGCGGCCGCCGCCGGGGCGGACGGTGTGCTCGTGACGGACCTCCCCCCCGAGGAGGCCGCACCGCTGCGGGAGCCCTGCAGGGCGCGCGGCCTCGCGACGGTGTTCCTGGCGGCGCCGACGTCCACCCACGCGCGCCTCGCCTCGGTCTGTTCGGCCGCGAGCGGGTTCGTTTATCTCGTGTCCAGGGCCGGGGTGACCGGGGCGCGCACGGACCTTGCCGAGGGGGTCCGCGCCCTCGTCGGCCGCGTCCGCGCGCACACGTCGCTCCCGATCGCCGTGGGGTTCGGAGTCTCCCGTCCGGAGCACGTGACGGCCCTTCGCGGCGCGGCCGACGCGTTCGTCGTGGGGAGCGCCCTCGTGGACCGGGTCGGGGCCGGGGCGGACGAGCGGGAGATCGAGTCGCTCGCGCGGAGCCTCGTCGAGGCCGGTCGGGGCTGA